In the Syntrophorhabdales bacterium genome, one interval contains:
- a CDS encoding tripartite tricarboxylate transporter substrate binding protein, whose product MKAPHPFCCALILLLGLALLPSVACFAAGYPDRPIQVILPHPAGSVADITLRMAGDEMDKILGQRTIVLNKPGAGTVLGADAVVRSKKDGYTIFYGGASPTIYAPITNPEVVHYDPAKDLEPLGFHFFLPTVIGVRTDAPWKTLAEFLDYAKKNPGKIRMTSIGVGSSTHFAIEVFQSMTGTRYTHVPYEGGETVVTAVLGGHAEAAMDGFQKLKPHVDAGRMRILLIDPKMPAYPNIPSPKELGYKQSLPASWFGFWNPAGIPEEAKRVLVPAIEKAIKTTKPKIDQMGDICEYKSPADMKKLRDDEYRQIYDIAVKIGLRKQ is encoded by the coding sequence ATGAAGGCGCCGCATCCGTTTTGTTGTGCACTAATACTTCTGCTGGGACTCGCTCTATTACCTTCCGTTGCCTGTTTTGCCGCGGGATATCCCGATCGCCCGATCCAGGTCATTCTTCCTCATCCTGCCGGTTCTGTGGCAGACATAACCCTTCGCATGGCAGGCGATGAAATGGATAAGATTTTGGGCCAGCGAACTATCGTGCTTAACAAGCCGGGTGCAGGGACCGTGTTGGGCGCAGATGCAGTCGTCAGGTCAAAGAAAGATGGGTACACTATTTTCTACGGTGGAGCTTCACCCACGATTTACGCTCCGATCACCAACCCCGAGGTAGTTCATTATGACCCGGCCAAGGACCTCGAGCCGTTAGGTTTTCATTTCTTTCTGCCCACCGTGATAGGCGTCAGGACAGACGCTCCTTGGAAGACTCTGGCTGAATTTCTTGATTATGCCAAAAAGAATCCCGGTAAGATTCGCATGACGTCAATCGGCGTCGGCTCGTCAACACACTTTGCGATAGAGGTTTTTCAATCGATGACAGGCACGAGATATACACATGTGCCGTATGAAGGCGGAGAGACGGTCGTCACGGCCGTGCTGGGAGGGCACGCTGAAGCCGCAATGGACGGCTTCCAGAAGCTGAAGCCCCACGTGGACGCCGGAAGGATGAGGATTCTCCTGATCGACCCCAAGATGCCGGCTTATCCTAACATTCCATCACCAAAAGAACTGGGCTACAAACAGAGCCTGCCCGCCTCATGGTTCGGTTTCTGGAATCCAGCGGGCATCCCCGAAGAGGCGAAAAGAGTTCTGGTACCCGCAATCGAAAAGGCAATCAAGACGACGAAGCCAAAGATCGATCAGATGGGAGACATCTGCGAATACAAATCGCCTGCCGATATGAAGAAACTGAGAGACGACGAATACCGTCAGATCTATGATATTGCGGTCAAAATAGGCCTTCGCAAGCAATAG
- a CDS encoding phospholipase D-like domain-containing protein, with amino-acid sequence MFERNAKNGVTVKAYRGDAMTLLAFNIEENLLKSNFVGFSIRYKTPSGHSYFLVNRINFEGDGALTESDKAPFQKFRWIHVPGTFHQNVTNPSYGLYKYFVTPRYWSAQNNALEPLDEDLTVEVDIDVDRYSDRSVGISFTRSFLTSQAFVRRFGENNNLIPTGNWLFDTSSVFCTNEGVKYTYEDVYGWLGYTARQKTIALLQEVLNNKSLSADMFAYDFDEPVVGKLCLQLAAEGRIRVILDNSTDHTGQNASETDFESTFNTAKQGAAAMFRGRFSRLCHHKVIIVKENGTPTKVLTGSTNFSVTGFCVNANHVVLFTNGEIAGLYEQVFEASWGAAKMKTFAHSQYAAKPFDVAGQNLPNISFTFSPHPDDVANQVLKGVADSITGAKSSVLFCIMSLDESSGGPVYPTLRSVQNNEGLFTYGITDSTKYISLYKPGSKKGILVNAKNLVKDLPPPFDKEETFNAHNIHHKFVVVDFNRPEAAVYFGSSNLALGGEESNGDNLVCVEDTDIATVFAIEAVRLVDHFEFRAKKTDSQGNDKVLKLDKTSGWALRYFDEKDIKYVDRNLFCD; translated from the coding sequence ATGTTCGAGCGCAACGCTAAGAATGGCGTAACGGTCAAGGCGTATCGGGGAGATGCCATGACGCTCCTCGCTTTCAATATCGAAGAAAACCTGCTGAAAAGTAACTTCGTTGGTTTTTCAATCAGGTACAAAACCCCGTCAGGTCATTCCTATTTTCTTGTAAACAGGATCAACTTTGAGGGTGATGGCGCACTCACGGAATCGGATAAAGCCCCCTTTCAGAAGTTCAGATGGATCCACGTCCCTGGTACCTTTCATCAAAACGTGACAAATCCATCATACGGACTCTACAAGTATTTCGTCACACCCAGGTATTGGAGCGCACAGAATAATGCGCTGGAGCCGCTCGACGAGGACCTTACCGTCGAAGTAGACATAGACGTAGACAGGTATAGTGACCGATCAGTGGGTATAAGCTTCACCAGGTCATTTCTCACATCCCAGGCCTTTGTTCGCAGATTTGGTGAGAACAACAATCTCATACCGACAGGGAACTGGCTCTTTGATACTTCCTCAGTGTTTTGCACCAATGAAGGCGTCAAGTACACCTATGAGGATGTCTACGGATGGCTGGGATATACCGCGCGCCAGAAAACTATAGCGCTGCTGCAGGAAGTGCTGAACAATAAAAGCCTTAGTGCCGATATGTTCGCGTATGATTTTGATGAGCCTGTCGTAGGGAAGCTGTGCCTCCAACTCGCAGCAGAGGGGAGAATAAGGGTTATCCTGGACAATTCAACTGACCATACCGGACAGAACGCGAGTGAAACGGATTTTGAGAGCACATTCAACACGGCCAAACAGGGAGCAGCAGCTATGTTTCGGGGAAGGTTCTCGAGATTGTGCCATCATAAAGTTATCATTGTGAAGGAGAATGGTACGCCCACGAAAGTGCTCACGGGATCGACCAACTTTTCAGTAACAGGATTCTGTGTGAACGCCAATCACGTCGTGCTCTTCACTAACGGAGAGATAGCCGGGCTTTACGAACAGGTATTCGAAGCATCCTGGGGCGCGGCGAAGATGAAGACATTCGCACACTCGCAATATGCCGCGAAGCCCTTTGACGTCGCGGGTCAGAACCTGCCGAATATCTCGTTCACCTTTTCTCCTCACCCTGACGATGTTGCGAACCAGGTGCTCAAAGGTGTGGCGGACAGTATAACAGGCGCAAAAAGTTCGGTTCTGTTTTGCATCATGTCTCTGGATGAGAGCAGCGGCGGCCCGGTCTATCCCACACTGAGATCTGTTCAGAACAATGAAGGGCTGTTCACCTATGGCATTACTGACTCCACCAAATACATCTCCTTATATAAGCCGGGCTCGAAAAAGGGGATCCTGGTGAATGCCAAGAATCTGGTAAAAGATTTGCCCCCGCCTTTTGACAAAGAGGAGACCTTCAACGCCCACAACATACACCACAAATTTGTGGTAGTAGATTTTAACAGGCCGGAGGCGGCTGTTTATTTCGGTTCATCCAACCTCGCTCTGGGTGGTGAGGAAAGCAATGGCGATAACCTGGTATGCGTTGAAGACACAGATATTGCAACGGTGTTCGCCATAGAAGCGGTGAGGCTTGTGGATCACTTTGAATTCAGGGCAAAGAAAACCGATAGCCAGGGGAATGACAAGGTATTGAAACTGGACAAGACGTCAGGGTGGGCTCTGCGCTACTTTGACGAGAAGGATATCAAGTACGTTGACCGGAATCTCTTTTGCGACTGA
- a CDS encoding phage tail protein yields MSLQRKDPLRNCRYRVEIDGLPETRPCCVSGIEAAIECIEYREGADPLQVRQLGGIPKYGPLILKYGLTQSKDLYEWFNSGVQGKVDPRNITITGLDMEGNDIAAWKLINAWPAKYQAPSFEGKGNEVAQETFEIVYEGLERVS; encoded by the coding sequence ATGAGCCTACAACGCAAAGACCCTTTGAGGAATTGCCGTTACAGAGTCGAGATAGATGGTCTTCCAGAGACAAGACCCTGCTGCGTGTCAGGCATTGAGGCGGCAATTGAGTGCATCGAATACCGGGAAGGGGCTGATCCTCTCCAGGTAAGGCAGCTGGGAGGAATACCGAAATACGGTCCGCTGATCTTAAAGTATGGTCTCACTCAGTCGAAAGACCTTTATGAATGGTTCAATTCTGGCGTCCAGGGAAAGGTCGATCCTAGAAACATTACGATTACTGGCCTCGATATGGAAGGTAACGATATCGCCGCCTGGAAGTTGATCAATGCCTGGCCGGCCAAATACCAGGCGCCGAGTTTTGAAGGGAAGGGTAACGAGGTTGCGCAGGAAACGTTCGAGATAGTCTACGAGGGGCTTGAGAGGGTAAGCTAA